Within the Deinobacterium chartae genome, the region TGGGAGGAGTGGGAGCAGGCGTTGGTACTGCGCGTCGGTGAGTTCGTAGCGTCGCACCATGCCTCACGTTATCCCACTTTGCAGACACACCCTAGACGGTCGTTGGCAGCGCCTCGAGAGGAGCGGGGCGCTCGGCGCGGCTGCCCAGATCCAGCGTGCGACGGGCCTCCGAACTCTCGAGGATGCTTTGCATCGCATCGAGCACGTGCAGGGCCAGCCTGCCCGACGCCCGCGGCTCGCGTCCCTGCTGCGCCGCCTCGATCAGGTCCCGCAGGCCAACGCCACGGCTGTTGGTTGCGTACGCGTGGGTCAGCGGCACCTCCCGCCACGCCTCCTCGCCGGCCCGGCGCAGCCGCACCGGCCCGCCGAAGGTGTTGGGGTCCGGGATGCTGAGCGTCCCCTCGGTCCCGTAGATCTCGATACGCGGCAACTCGGCGTACCACACGTCAAACGAGGTGATCAGGGTGGCAACCGCCCCCGACTCGAAAGCGAGCAGGCCGGTGATGTGCGTGGGCGTTTCTACCCGGATGCGTTCGCCGGTCCGGACCGGACCGGTAATGACCCGCTCGGTGTGCCCCGAAACCGCCTGCCCGGTGACGCAGGTGATCGGGCCCAGCAGCGAGATCAGGGCGGTGAGATAGTAAGGTCCCATGTCGAACAGCGGCCCCGCCCCGGGGCGATAGAAAAAGTCGGGGCTCGGATGCCACGACTCGGGACCGCGCCCCATCATAAAAGCGGTGGCAGCCAGCGGCCGACCGATCACGCCGTCATCGATGAGTTTGCGCGCGGTCTGCAGCCCGGCTCCCAGAAAGGTGTCCGGGGCACTTCCCAGTTTCAGGCCCCGTTCCGACGCCAGCAGCACCAGGGTCTCGCCGTCCTCGCGGCGGATTGCCAGCGGCTTTTCGCCGTAAACGTGCTTGCCCGCCTCGAGGGCCGCGCGGCTGACCTCGAAGTGCGCGGCGGGCACGGTGAGGTTGAGGACCACCTCGATGTCCGGCTGCGCCAGCAGTTCCTGCGGGGTCAGCACCCGCTCCACCCCGTACTCCCGGGCGCGCCTCGAGGCACGCTCGAGGTCCAAGTCGGCCACTGCCGCCACCGTGAAGGGAGTAACCCCCGAGGCATTTTTCAGGTACGTCACGCTGATGTCGCCACAGCCTATGATGCCTACTCGCATGCACCCCTCCTGTTCAAAGCCGACCTCCCGGCAGCATACCGTAGACGCAGAAGCTGCACATGCGCCAAAACGGGGGCTTTCTGAAACGATCTTTCAAGGTTAGAGTGAGCAGATATCACTCCAACGGAGGCGTCCATGCCCGAAATTGCCGTGCAGCTTTACACCCTACGTCACGACCTCGCGCGCGACTTCCCGGGAACCTTAAGCGCCCTGGCCCGGCTGGGCATCAGACACGTCGAGTTCGCCGGGCATTACGGCGATCACGGCCCGGAAAGCCTGCGGGCCCTGCTGGACGAACTGGGCCTGAGCGTGCCCTCGCTGCACCTGCAACTGATCGCGCTCGAAACCGACTTCCAGCGCCAGGTGCACCTGGCACACGCCCTGGGGGCAAGCCACGTCGTCGTGCCGTGGTGGCGCGCCGAGGACACGGCGGGCTGGGAGGACCTGCGCGCCCGTCTGGAAGCCCTGGCTCCACGGGTAGCGGAGGCGGGCCTGAGGCTGGCCTATCACAACCATGCCCACGAACTCAGCGAACGGCTGCAGGGCCAGCCGGTTCTGGACGCCCTGCTCGAGGTTCCCGGCCTCGGAGCCGAGATCGACGTCGCCTGGGTACACGCCGGTGGCTACGACCCGGCCGCCTACCTCACGCGCTACCGCCCCGACCTGGTGCACCTCAAGGACGCGCGCCAAGACGGGGAACGCTGGCAGACCGTGCCGCTGGGCCAGGGCGAGGTTCCCCTCGAGGCCGCCCTGCGCGCCTCGCAGGGCGCGGCGTACTGGATCATCGAGCAAGACGAGTGCCAGGGCCCGGCCCTGGAGGCGGTGGCGGCCAGCCTGAATCACCTCAGGGCCCTCGCCTGACCCGGGTGCTGCGCGGCTGCACGCGTGAGAAGCGCGTGCAGCCGCGCTATCATACGGGACGTGACCGTCTCTTCCCCGTCTCTGGCCGTTGTCAACCTCGCCTTCGAGCGTCAGGGGGAGGCCGAAGCGCTGGCCCGCTCGCTCGAGGTACCGCTGGTGAGCGAGGCGGAGGCCGCCGCCTTCGGGCAGGTCCTGGTGCTGACGCCAGAACGCCTCGAACTGCGCGAAACCGGCCCGCAGGCAGCAGGCGCGGTGTATGTGGATTTCGCGTCCGGTCGCTACGACCACCGTCGCCGCTTCGGCGGCGGGCGCGGTCAGGAGATCGCGCGCGCCGCAGGCCTCAAGGGTGGACGCACGCCCGACGTGACCGACGCGACTGCGGGGCTGGGCGCGGACGCTTTCGTGCTGGCCAGCCTGGGCTGCACGCTGCGGCTGATCGAACGCCGGGGTCCGGTGGCAGCCCTGTTGCGTGACGGCCTCGAGCGGGCCCGGAACCACCCGGATCCGGAATTAAGCGCCATCGCCGCGCGCATGACCCTGCTCGAGGGCGACGCCGCCGAGCGACTGCCGACCCTCGATCCTGCTCCGTCGGTGGTGTACCTGGACCCGATGTACCCGGCCAAGGCCAAGACCTCGCTGCCCAAAAAAGAAATGCGGCTGTTTCACACGCTGGTGGGCCCCGATCTTGACTCGGGGCGCCTGCTGACCGCAGCCCTCGAGGTGGCCCGCTACCGGGTGGTGGTCAAGCGTCCGGCCGGAGCTCCGCCCCTGGCGGGCCCCAAGCCCTCGGCGGCGGTGCAGAGCAAGAACACGCGCTTCGATCTGTATGTGAAAGCCGCGCTGGACTAGTTGCTAGGAGATCGGCACTCGCCTTTTCCTGCGGCGGATATAACCGAATCAGCCGTCTTTTTCGGAGGATGTCCATCTCCCCATAAAGACTGACAGAAACGTGATACGTACATGATTTTTGCATGCCTGCAGCCAGGTCTTTGGTTTCAATTTATGTGATCACATTCCCGGCGAAACTTTATGGCACGTTTTCTCGTATTCTTGAGTCAAATGAACCTCTCCCGCCTGCTCAAGACGGCTCTGGCCGCCCTGGTGATCGGTACACCGGCGGTCGCCCAGGACACCTCCTCGCAGGCCCGGCACCTCGAGGTCAAGGGCGAGATCGGTGCCGCGATGGCGCGGCGGCTGGAGCGGCAGCTCAAGGCCGCCGAAAACGACCCGCGCGTGGCGGTGATCCTGATCGAGGTTGACACCCCAGGAGGTGCCGTAGACGCCATGCAAAAGATTTCGGGCGACCTGCTGCGCCTCTCCAAACCCAGCGTCGCCGCCGTGCGCAACGCCTTCTCGGCCGGGGCCTTAATCGCCATGTCCGCCGAAAAGCTGGTGATGC harbors:
- a CDS encoding Gfo/Idh/MocA family protein, which translates into the protein MRVGIIGCGDISVTYLKNASGVTPFTVAAVADLDLERASRRAREYGVERVLTPQELLAQPDIEVVLNLTVPAAHFEVSRAALEAGKHVYGEKPLAIRREDGETLVLLASERGLKLGSAPDTFLGAGLQTARKLIDDGVIGRPLAATAFMMGRGPESWHPSPDFFYRPGAGPLFDMGPYYLTALISLLGPITCVTGQAVSGHTERVITGPVRTGERIRVETPTHITGLLAFESGAVATLITSFDVWYAELPRIEIYGTEGTLSIPDPNTFGGPVRLRRAGEEAWREVPLTHAYATNSRGVGLRDLIEAAQQGREPRASGRLALHVLDAMQSILESSEARRTLDLGSRAERPAPLEALPTTV
- a CDS encoding sugar phosphate isomerase/epimerase family protein, yielding MPEIAVQLYTLRHDLARDFPGTLSALARLGIRHVEFAGHYGDHGPESLRALLDELGLSVPSLHLQLIALETDFQRQVHLAHALGASHVVVPWWRAEDTAGWEDLRARLEALAPRVAEAGLRLAYHNHAHELSERLQGQPVLDALLEVPGLGAEIDVAWVHAGGYDPAAYLTRYRPDLVHLKDARQDGERWQTVPLGQGEVPLEAALRASQGAAYWIIEQDECQGPALEAVAASLNHLRALA
- a CDS encoding class I SAM-dependent methyltransferase, which codes for MTVSSPSLAVVNLAFERQGEAEALARSLEVPLVSEAEAAAFGQVLVLTPERLELRETGPQAAGAVYVDFASGRYDHRRRFGGGRGQEIARAAGLKGGRTPDVTDATAGLGADAFVLASLGCTLRLIERRGPVAALLRDGLERARNHPDPELSAIAARMTLLEGDAAERLPTLDPAPSVVYLDPMYPAKAKTSLPKKEMRLFHTLVGPDLDSGRLLTAALEVARYRVVVKRPAGAPPLAGPKPSAAVQSKNTRFDLYVKAALD